A window from Deinococcus aquiradiocola encodes these proteins:
- a CDS encoding helix-turn-helix transcriptional regulator, translated as MATPGLHLRDLARLRRVRDRIDREYAQPLDVEALARGVHLSAGHLSRQFRRAYGESPYRYLMTRRIERAMMLLRRGDLSVTDVCFEVGCASLGTFTTRFTELVGVSPGAYRQRERWTTQGLPPCVAKQVTRPVR; from the coding sequence ATGGCGACTCCTGGTCTTCACCTGCGTGATCTGGCGAGGCTGCGGCGCGTGCGTGACCGCATCGACCGGGAATACGCTCAGCCGCTGGATGTCGAGGCACTCGCGCGGGGCGTGCATCTGTCTGCCGGGCATCTCAGTCGCCAGTTCCGACGCGCGTACGGCGAATCTCCGTACCGTTACCTCATGACGCGCCGGATCGAGCGGGCCATGATGCTGCTGCGCCGTGGTGACCTCAGCGTGACGGACGTCTGTTTCGAGGTGGGCTGCGCGTCGCTCGGGACCTTCACCACCCGCTTCACCGAACTGGTCGGGGTGTCGCCCGGCGCCTACCGGCAACGTGAGAGGTGGACGACGCAGGGCCTGCCTCCCTGCGTGGCGAAACAGGTGACCCGGCCCGTGCGGTGA
- a CDS encoding VOC family protein yields the protein MPISIHQSFLPHTDPAASLAFWRDTVGFTVLSDVGYNGLHWITLGAEGQASPSIVLYPPQATPGITDDERRTVAEMMAKGSYATIILATTELDVIFERLQASDAEVVQEPVLQPYGVRDCAFRDPAGNLVRIQEVSAPTP from the coding sequence ATGCCCATCTCCATCCATCAGTCGTTTCTGCCCCACACCGATCCGGCCGCTTCGCTGGCCTTCTGGCGTGACACCGTCGGGTTCACGGTGCTCAGCGACGTCGGCTACAACGGCCTTCACTGGATCACGCTCGGCGCTGAAGGTCAGGCCAGCCCCTCGATCGTGCTGTACCCCCCGCAGGCGACACCCGGCATCACGGACGACGAGCGCCGCACGGTCGCCGAGATGATGGCCAAGGGCAGTTACGCCACCATCATCCTGGCCACCACCGAGCTCGACGTCATCTTCGAACGGCTGCAGGCCAGCGACGCCGAGGTCGTGCAGGAACCGGTCCTTCAGCCCTACGGCGTGCGCGACTGCGCGTTCCGGGATCCCGCCGGGAACCTGGTCCGTATTCAGGAGGTGTCTGCCCCCACACCCTGA